A region from the Sutcliffiella horikoshii genome encodes:
- a CDS encoding bifunctional cystathionine gamma-lyase/homocysteine desulfhydrase, translating into MHKKTKLIHGGIFGDPHTGAVSTPIYQVSTYKQESVGNFKGYEYSRTGNPTRHALEELIKDLENGKAGFAFGSGMAAITAVMMLFDSGDHVVLTDDVYGGTYRVMTKVLNRMGISSTFVDTSKVENIEAAIQENTKALFIETPTNPLLKVTDIQKASLVAKKHNLLTIVDNTFSTPYWQTPINLGADIVLHSATKYIGGHSDVVAGLVVVNSEKLAEELHFVQNSTGGILGPQDSWLLMRGIKTLGLRMEATEKNTRRIVDFLESHPFVGKVYYPGLEDHPNHEVAKQQAGGFGGMVSFDIGSAEKADQLLARIKYFTLAESLGAVESLISVPARMTHASIPAERRAELGIVDGLVRISVGIEDVEDLIADLKQAIEG; encoded by the coding sequence ATGCATAAGAAAACAAAATTGATACATGGCGGGATCTTCGGTGACCCACACACAGGTGCCGTGTCTACACCAATCTATCAAGTAAGCACATATAAACAGGAGAGTGTAGGAAACTTCAAAGGGTATGAGTACTCCAGAACAGGTAATCCTACACGCCATGCATTGGAAGAATTGATAAAAGACTTAGAGAACGGAAAAGCAGGATTTGCATTCGGTTCTGGAATGGCCGCGATCACGGCCGTTATGATGTTGTTTGACAGTGGAGACCATGTTGTTTTAACGGATGATGTGTACGGCGGAACATACCGTGTCATGACGAAGGTGTTAAACAGAATGGGAATCAGCTCCACTTTTGTGGATACTAGCAAGGTGGAAAATATTGAGGCAGCCATTCAAGAGAATACGAAGGCGCTTTTCATTGAAACACCTACTAATCCATTGTTAAAAGTGACAGACATTCAAAAAGCTAGCCTAGTTGCGAAAAAACATAATCTCTTAACAATCGTTGATAACACATTCAGCACACCATATTGGCAGACTCCAATCAATCTTGGAGCAGACATTGTGCTTCATAGTGCGACCAAATATATTGGTGGTCACAGTGATGTGGTGGCAGGTCTTGTTGTCGTCAATTCAGAGAAATTGGCAGAAGAGCTGCATTTCGTTCAGAACTCAACTGGAGGCATCTTAGGGCCACAGGATTCTTGGTTATTGATGCGAGGAATCAAGACGCTTGGATTGCGCATGGAGGCGACGGAAAAGAACACTCGTCGCATTGTGGATTTCCTAGAAAGCCATCCTTTTGTTGGGAAAGTATACTATCCTGGATTAGAAGATCATCCGAACCACGAGGTTGCCAAGCAGCAAGCCGGTGGATTTGGCGGCATGGTGTCCTTTGACATCGGAAGTGCCGAGAAAGCGGATCAGCTGTTAGCGAGAATTAAGTATTTCACGTTGGCGGAAAGTCTAGGGGCGGTGGAAAGTTTGATTTCCGTTCCTGCACGTATGACACATGCATCCATTCCGGCAGAGCGACGTGCGGAACTTGGAATTGTGGATGGTTTAGTGCGTATCTCCGTTGGTATTGAAGATGTGGAAGATCTTATTGCAGATCTGAAGCAGGCAATTGAAGGTTAA
- a CDS encoding PLP-dependent cysteine synthase family protein produces the protein MNVFKNVHGLIGNTPVVELSNFEVPEGVRLFAKLEFYNPGGSIKDRLGKELLEDAVRSGKLKEGGTIIEPTAGNTGIGLALAAVGTSYKVMVCMPEKFSVEKQELMKALGATIVHTPTPLGMKGAIEKAKELNKEIPNSYCPQQFGNPANPETYYKTLGPELWEQLDGQVDVFVAGAGTGGTFMGTAKFLKEKNPEVKTVIVEPEGSILNGGESGPHKTEGIGMEFLPGYMDETYFNAIHTVYDVDAFDRVKELAQKEGLLVGSSSGAALHAALAEAKNAPTGTNIVMIFADSSERYLSKKIYEGGI, from the coding sequence ATGAACGTTTTTAAAAATGTCCATGGCTTGATTGGCAATACGCCTGTCGTGGAATTGAGTAATTTTGAGGTGCCAGAAGGGGTCCGACTCTTTGCAAAACTTGAATTTTATAATCCGGGCGGAAGCATTAAAGACCGCCTAGGAAAAGAGTTATTGGAAGATGCGGTCCGTTCAGGAAAGCTGAAAGAAGGCGGAACCATTATCGAACCGACGGCTGGTAATACAGGCATCGGCCTTGCGCTTGCTGCAGTAGGCACGAGCTACAAAGTGATGGTATGTATGCCGGAAAAATTCAGTGTGGAAAAACAGGAGCTAATGAAGGCGCTTGGTGCAACGATTGTTCACACCCCAACACCGCTAGGGATGAAGGGTGCGATCGAGAAGGCGAAAGAGCTTAACAAGGAGATCCCCAATTCCTATTGTCCGCAGCAGTTCGGCAACCCTGCCAATCCAGAAACCTATTACAAAACATTAGGTCCTGAGCTTTGGGAGCAGTTGGATGGACAGGTGGATGTGTTTGTAGCAGGAGCGGGAACTGGTGGAACCTTCATGGGTACGGCTAAGTTTTTAAAAGAAAAGAACCCAGAAGTGAAGACGGTCATCGTGGAACCAGAAGGATCTATCTTAAACGGTGGTGAGTCCGGCCCGCATAAAACAGAGGGCATTGGAATGGAGTTCCTTCCAGGTTATATGGATGAAACGTATTTTAACGCGATTCACACGGTGTATGATGTGGATGCATTTGACCGCGTCAAGGAATTGGCGCAAAAAGAGGGGTTGTTGGTCGGTAGCTCATCAGGGGCAGCGCTGCATGCAGCCTTGGCAGAAGCAAAAAACGCACCAACCGGAACCAACATTGTGATGATTTTTGCCGATAGCAGCGAACGCTATTTAAGCAAAAAGATTTATGAAGGAGGCATTTAA
- the mtnN gene encoding 5'-methylthioadenosine/S-adenosylhomocysteine nucleosidase encodes MKVAIIGAMEEEVTIMREKIEGMETTTVACCEYYTGTLNGVNVILSKSGIGKVNAALSTSLLLERFKPEVVINTGSAGGFSPSLNVGDVVISTEVRHHDVDVTAFGYEYGQVPGLPAAFEADAKLMAVAKKAAENVSGMQVVEGLIATGDSFMNDPVRVEAVREKMPELQAAEMEAAAIAQVCHAFEVPFVVIRALSDIAGKESNISFDQFLSKAALHSSMLIENMLSELKNA; translated from the coding sequence ATGAAAGTAGCAATTATCGGAGCAATGGAAGAAGAAGTAACCATCATGCGTGAAAAGATTGAAGGTATGGAAACGACAACTGTTGCATGTTGTGAATATTATACAGGAACATTGAATGGCGTGAATGTTATTCTTTCAAAATCAGGGATTGGAAAAGTAAATGCGGCACTTAGTACGTCTTTACTTTTAGAGCGTTTCAAGCCGGAAGTAGTTATTAATACTGGATCCGCCGGCGGGTTCTCGCCATCCTTGAATGTAGGTGATGTTGTCATTTCAACGGAAGTTCGTCACCATGATGTGGATGTGACGGCTTTTGGATATGAATACGGACAAGTTCCGGGCTTGCCGGCAGCATTTGAAGCAGATGCGAAGCTTATGGCTGTGGCGAAAAAAGCTGCTGAAAATGTGAGTGGGATGCAGGTTGTGGAAGGACTTATCGCGACAGGGGATTCTTTTATGAATGATCCGGTACGCGTAGAAGCGGTTCGTGAAAAGATGCCTGAGTTGCAGGCTGCGGAAATGGAAGCGGCGGCAATTGCACAGGTGTGCCATGCGTTTGAGGTACCGTTTGTGGTAATTCGCGCACTGTCTGATATCGCTGGAAAAGAATCCAATATCAGTTTCGATCAATTCTTAAGCAAAGCAGCATTGCATTCTTCCATGTTAATCGAAAATATGCTGAGTGAGCTGAAAAACGCTTAA
- a CDS encoding class I SAM-dependent methyltransferase gives MGREFVELFNDWANYYDATVSGKDQEYAEVFRGYDDILKDVASKALSPVVEFGVGTGNLTAELLKKGKKVYAIEPSKTMREKAAEKLPQTVSLEDGDFLSFPVPTETIQSIVSTYAFHHLTDAEKEEAVAHYGKLLDKGGKIVFADTVFENDDAYRATIEQAEKHTFLNLANDLKTEYYTTLNVLTDIFEKHGFEVEYQRFNHFVWVMEATKQ, from the coding sequence ATGGGACGTGAATTCGTCGAACTGTTTAATGATTGGGCAAACTATTATGATGCGACGGTTAGCGGCAAGGACCAAGAATATGCCGAGGTTTTCCGTGGCTACGATGATATATTGAAGGATGTGGCCTCTAAGGCGTTGAGTCCTGTCGTAGAATTTGGTGTAGGAACTGGGAATCTCACTGCTGAACTTTTGAAAAAAGGCAAAAAAGTGTATGCGATCGAGCCTTCTAAAACGATGAGAGAAAAGGCGGCAGAAAAGCTCCCGCAAACGGTCAGCCTTGAGGATGGTGACTTTTTAAGCTTTCCTGTGCCAACGGAAACCATCCAATCGATCGTCAGCACCTATGCGTTTCATCATCTGACAGATGCAGAAAAGGAAGAAGCAGTGGCGCACTATGGAAAGTTGCTTGATAAAGGTGGTAAAATAGTATTTGCTGATACGGTCTTTGAAAATGATGATGCGTACAGAGCGACAATTGAACAGGCAGAAAAGCATACGTTTTTAAACTTGGCGAACGATTTGAAAACGGAATACTATACAACGTTAAACGTACTCACCGATATTTTTGAAAAACATGGGTTTGAAGTGGAGTACCAGCGTTTTAATCATTTTGTCTGGGTAATGGAAGCGACAAAACAGTAG
- a CDS encoding YrzA family protein — protein MRNFEFSLLEDKVEFFEALDLKTLEKKINEQIDHNRAIMLGVHSVSHQMHVDEEGRRFYSAVVHFRLKGK, from the coding sequence ATGAGGAACTTTGAATTTAGTTTATTAGAAGATAAAGTGGAGTTTTTTGAAGCTCTTGATTTAAAAACCTTAGAAAAGAAGATCAATGAACAGATTGACCATAACCGCGCCATTATGTTGGGCGTCCACTCCGTTTCTCATCAAATGCATGTGGATGAGGAAGGCAGACGGTTTTATAGTGCAGTGGTGCATTTTAGGTTGAAGGGGAAATAA
- a CDS encoding YrrS family protein: MSLDFNKGGSRYGRTTKRKKTNMILNILIGVVFIFIVVLASSLFFGKNDPATDNENQLATGEQELSETEENEAEQESEEAAPTDEEEAASEEAEESAEKDAEEEKEKEKDKEEDKEKEEESNEADDSETEVSENSDDPNVIKTMTNPGWGPVGTSQSEPHTSVYDEGHVDWNEKLKAVEAATRLKSGDYTLIFLGNGGSEHLSVASIKNKSTGENFKVYLEWVTNKGWKPTKVEQVKSL; the protein is encoded by the coding sequence GTGTCTTTAGACTTTAACAAAGGTGGCTCACGTTACGGCCGAACAACCAAACGCAAAAAAACAAACATGATCTTGAATATCCTGATTGGTGTTGTATTCATATTTATCGTCGTTCTTGCTTCTTCCTTGTTCTTCGGAAAAAATGACCCAGCTACAGATAATGAAAACCAGCTGGCTACAGGCGAACAAGAATTAAGTGAAACAGAAGAGAACGAAGCAGAGCAAGAATCAGAAGAAGCTGCTCCTACTGACGAGGAAGAGGCTGCATCTGAGGAAGCGGAAGAATCCGCTGAGAAAGACGCGGAAGAAGAGAAAGAAAAAGAAAAAGACAAAGAAGAAGATAAAGAAAAAGAGGAAGAGTCCAACGAAGCTGACGATTCCGAAACAGAGGTTTCCGAAAACTCCGATGACCCTAATGTCATCAAAACAATGACTAATCCAGGCTGGGGACCTGTTGGAACCTCTCAATCCGAGCCACATACATCCGTCTATGACGAAGGCCATGTTGACTGGAATGAAAAGTTAAAAGCTGTGGAAGCAGCTACCCGTTTGAAAAGCGGCGATTACACATTGATCTTTTTAGGCAATGGCGGCAGTGAGCACTTATCTGTAGCTTCTATCAAAAACAAATCCACCGGCGAGAACTTCAAAGTCTATTTGGAGTGGGTGACCAACAAAGGTTGGAAACCGACAAAGGTGGAGCAGGTTAAGTCGTTGTAA
- a CDS encoding peptidoglycan D,D-transpeptidase FtsI family protein, protein MQRLIKGRINKLGICVVLLLSLLVGRLVQVQLISTESFTDQHINLIEASVKQRTQSLVIDEGRGRFIDRNGLPLTHDYFPSVILFPFLNGLDWPKDELARIMGMNASEIDRLLAGAEKPVVLSESLTDEKMEQINELDYPGIVALYRQFELDEKIAEHVIGVTGEDADTFMKRYSDKVEKENYSPHTPIGVSGLEEAFDEIILPEGSTKLLYHVDRFGGPLFGIDVRYMSPSNPYYPLTVQTTLDRNIQQLAEKTLHDYQVKKGGLVVIDIETNEVVAMVSKPSLDPENPSKGAGAHNFMLETHFPGSVFKTVVTAAAIEENVVDNEMVFNCDLDIRGNLLEDEKKRMGAINLEKSFAQSCNYTFGEIGKQLAQKDKDALEKYAAMLGLTGTVGWKGDMFGFDDFVQIPGEKENMVWDNDEDKGVPLAVAQTSIGQKDVKVTPLAVANMMATIARGGESREVKLVSDILYKNGTTLFTFPEHEREVEKLSSYTVMQLQHLLREVVEGDTGTGWRMKGLSYEVAGKSGTAQTGKFTEDGRELLNRWFAGYFPIKSPKYAMVMVELDVVDENNVSSGYVEMVEEIYNWENQER, encoded by the coding sequence ATGCAACGGTTAATCAAAGGGAGAATCAATAAACTCGGAATCTGTGTGGTACTGCTCTTAAGCCTCCTTGTCGGGAGGCTTGTTCAAGTGCAGCTCATCAGCACAGAATCCTTCACAGATCAACATATAAACTTAATTGAAGCAAGCGTCAAACAGCGAACGCAGTCACTTGTGATTGATGAAGGCCGTGGCAGGTTCATCGACCGTAATGGACTTCCCCTGACTCATGACTATTTTCCAAGTGTCATCTTATTTCCTTTCCTGAACGGGCTCGATTGGCCGAAAGATGAGCTCGCTCGTATTATGGGGATGAATGCATCCGAGATTGACAGACTTCTTGCTGGTGCGGAAAAACCCGTCGTTTTATCAGAAAGTTTAACAGATGAGAAAATGGAACAAATTAACGAGCTTGATTATCCTGGAATTGTAGCATTGTATCGCCAGTTTGAACTCGACGAAAAAATAGCAGAACACGTCATAGGTGTGACTGGGGAAGACGCTGATACATTTATGAAACGTTATTCCGATAAAGTGGAAAAAGAAAATTATTCGCCACATACACCGATCGGGGTTTCCGGCTTAGAAGAGGCTTTCGATGAAATTATTTTACCGGAAGGCTCTACTAAATTACTCTACCATGTTGATCGTTTTGGCGGTCCGTTATTCGGGATCGATGTACGGTATATGTCGCCGTCCAATCCCTATTACCCTCTTACGGTCCAAACGACCCTTGACAGGAACATCCAGCAACTGGCTGAGAAAACCCTTCATGACTATCAAGTTAAAAAGGGTGGGCTGGTAGTCATTGATATAGAAACAAATGAAGTGGTCGCAATGGTATCCAAACCATCCCTCGACCCTGAAAATCCTTCCAAAGGAGCGGGTGCACATAATTTCATGCTAGAAACGCATTTTCCTGGCTCTGTTTTCAAAACGGTTGTAACGGCAGCAGCGATTGAGGAGAACGTTGTGGACAATGAAATGGTGTTTAACTGTGATCTCGATATTAGAGGGAATCTTCTCGAGGATGAAAAGAAGCGTATGGGTGCGATCAACCTCGAAAAAAGCTTTGCCCAAAGTTGTAACTATACTTTTGGCGAGATTGGAAAGCAATTGGCGCAAAAAGATAAGGACGCATTGGAAAAGTATGCAGCAATGCTTGGTCTAACGGGAACCGTTGGATGGAAGGGGGATATGTTTGGTTTTGATGATTTTGTGCAGATCCCTGGTGAAAAAGAGAATATGGTTTGGGATAACGATGAAGATAAAGGCGTGCCCCTCGCTGTAGCGCAGACATCAATAGGACAAAAAGATGTAAAAGTAACGCCGCTTGCCGTGGCAAACATGATGGCAACGATAGCACGTGGGGGAGAGTCAAGGGAAGTTAAATTGGTCAGTGACATACTATACAAAAATGGGACGACCTTGTTTACATTCCCAGAACATGAAAGAGAAGTAGAGAAGCTTTCTTCCTACACAGTCATGCAGCTTCAGCATCTTTTAAGAGAAGTAGTGGAGGGAGATACGGGGACTGGGTGGAGAATGAAAGGCCTCTCTTACGAAGTTGCGGGTAAAAGCGGTACGGCACAGACGGGGAAATTTACAGAAGACGGACGGGAATTATTGAATAGGTGGTTTGCAGGTTATTTTCCTATCAAAAGTCCTAAATATGCGATGGTCATGGTCGAATTAGATGTTGTGGATGAGAACAATGTCTCATCTGGTTACGTGGAAATGGTCGAAGAAATATACAACTGGGAAAACCAAGAAAGATAA
- the greA gene encoding transcription elongation factor GreA gives MAQEKVYPMTQAGKDKLVQELENLKSVRRKEVVERIKIARSFGDLSENSEYDSAKEEQAFVEGRITLLEQMVRNAKIIQEDKDTDAVGLGKTVTFVELPDGEEETYTIVGSAEADPFEGNISNESPMGSSLMGKRVNDEVTIQTPGGEMNVKIVSVK, from the coding sequence ATGGCACAAGAGAAAGTATATCCAATGACACAAGCAGGGAAAGACAAGCTTGTACAAGAATTAGAGAACCTGAAATCCGTAAGACGTAAAGAAGTGGTAGAGCGTATTAAAATAGCACGTAGCTTCGGAGACCTTTCTGAGAACTCTGAGTACGATTCTGCAAAAGAAGAGCAAGCATTCGTTGAAGGACGCATCACGCTACTTGAGCAAATGGTCCGCAACGCAAAAATCATCCAAGAAGACAAGGATACAGACGCAGTCGGCCTTGGTAAAACGGTAACGTTTGTTGAGCTGCCAGACGGCGAAGAAGAAACTTACACCATTGTAGGTAGCGCCGAAGCTGATCCGTTCGAAGGCAACATCTCTAACGAATCTCCAATGGGAAGCTCCCTAATGGGCAAACGCGTCAACGATGAAGTAACCATCCAAACTCCAGGCGGAGAAATGAACGTGAAGATCGTTTCCGTAAAATAA
- the udk gene encoding uridine kinase yields the protein MGKKPIVIGVAGGSGSGKTSVTKAIFDHFTEKSILMLEQDYYYKDQTDVPMEERLNTNYDHPLAFDNDLLIEHIQHLLNYDTVNKPVYDYTLHTRSTQVIEVEPKDVIIVEGILVLEDERLRNLMDIKLFVDTDADLRIIRRMLRDIKERGRTIDSVIEQYVTVVRPMHNQFIEPTKRYADIIIPEGGQNHVAIDLMVTKIQTILEQKEIL from the coding sequence ATGGGGAAAAAACCGATCGTAATCGGTGTAGCCGGAGGATCTGGCTCAGGAAAAACGAGTGTAACAAAAGCTATCTTTGATCATTTTACAGAGAAGTCCATCTTAATGTTGGAACAAGATTATTACTATAAAGACCAGACAGACGTGCCAATGGAGGAGAGATTAAACACAAACTATGACCATCCTTTGGCATTTGATAACGATTTATTGATTGAACACATTCAGCACTTATTAAACTACGACACAGTCAATAAACCTGTCTATGATTACACCCTTCATACAAGATCAACACAAGTCATTGAAGTAGAACCGAAAGATGTTATCATTGTGGAAGGAATTTTGGTATTAGAAGATGAACGTTTGCGTAACTTAATGGATATAAAGCTTTTTGTAGATACAGATGCAGACTTGCGTATTATCCGTCGCATGCTGCGTGACATTAAAGAGCGCGGACGTACGATTGACTCTGTCATCGAGCAATATGTGACGGTTGTCCGTCCAATGCACAATCAGTTCATTGAACCAACAAAACGATATGCAGATATCATCATCCCAGAAGGTGGACAAAATCATGTTGCCATTGACTTAATGGTAACAAAAATTCAAACAATTCTTGAACAAAAAGAGATTTTGTAA
- a CDS encoding peptidase U32 family protein, producing MTTYVNDKISKIVDGKRVIVKKPELLAPAGNLEKLKIAVQYGADAVFIGGQEYGLRSNAGNFTFEEMAEGVQFAEKFGARIYVTTNIFAHNENMDGLDDYLRGIEGAGVHGIIVADPLIIETCRRVAPKLEVHLSTQQSLSNWKAVQFWKEEGLERVVLARETSAEEIREMKEKVDIEIETFIHGAMCIAYSGRCTLSNHMTARDSNRGGCCQSCRWDYDLYELDGGQEKPLFAEGDSPFAMSPKDLKLIESIPRMIELGIDSLKIEGRMKSIHYVATVVSVYRKVIDAYCADPESFTIQQEWLEELDKCANRETAPAFFEGVPGYKEQMFGNHSKKTDFDFVGLVLDYDKETQMVTLQQRNFFKPGDEVEFFGPEIENFTQKIEKVWDEKGNELDAARHPLQIVKFKVEKPIHPNNMMRKGQ from the coding sequence ATGACAACCTATGTAAATGATAAGATATCAAAGATAGTTGACGGAAAACGAGTGATTGTCAAAAAACCAGAACTACTTGCACCGGCAGGTAACCTGGAGAAATTAAAAATAGCTGTTCAATATGGTGCAGACGCCGTTTTCATCGGTGGTCAAGAATACGGATTACGTTCCAATGCCGGAAATTTCACCTTTGAAGAAATGGCTGAAGGTGTTCAATTTGCTGAAAAATTTGGCGCACGCATCTATGTTACCACCAATATTTTTGCACACAATGAAAACATGGACGGGTTAGATGATTACCTTCGCGGCATTGAAGGTGCAGGGGTACATGGAATCATCGTTGCTGACCCGCTCATCATTGAAACATGCAGAAGAGTCGCACCTAAGCTTGAAGTGCACTTAAGTACACAACAATCCCTGTCCAACTGGAAAGCAGTCCAGTTCTGGAAAGAGGAAGGCTTGGAGCGTGTTGTGCTTGCCCGTGAAACAAGTGCAGAGGAAATTCGTGAGATGAAAGAGAAAGTGGACATCGAGATTGAGACTTTCATTCACGGTGCAATGTGTATCGCATACTCTGGACGCTGTACGCTAAGTAATCATATGACAGCACGAGATTCTAACCGTGGAGGCTGCTGCCAATCTTGCCGTTGGGATTATGACTTGTACGAATTGGATGGTGGCCAAGAAAAGCCGCTATTTGCAGAAGGTGATTCACCATTTGCGATGAGTCCGAAAGATTTAAAGCTGATTGAATCCATTCCTAGAATGATTGAACTTGGAATTGACAGCTTGAAAATTGAAGGCCGCATGAAATCCATTCACTATGTAGCAACAGTAGTAAGTGTGTACCGTAAAGTAATCGATGCTTATTGTGCCGATCCTGAGAGCTTCACAATCCAACAAGAATGGCTGGAAGAGCTTGATAAATGTGCAAACCGCGAGACGGCACCTGCTTTCTTTGAAGGTGTTCCAGGGTATAAAGAGCAAATGTTTGGCAACCATAGCAAGAAGACAGACTTTGACTTCGTTGGATTGGTGCTAGATTATGATAAGGAAACTCAAATGGTGACCTTACAACAAAGAAACTTTTTTAAACCAGGCGATGAAGTGGAATTTTTCGGTCCGGAAATTGAAAACTTCACACAAAAAATAGAGAAGGTTTGGGATGAGAAAGGCAATGAACTAGATGCTGCCCGCCATCCATTACAAATCGTGAAATTTAAAGTGGAAAAGCCGATTCATCCGAACAACATGATGCGAAAGGGGCAGTAA
- a CDS encoding peptidase U32 family protein, which yields MKKPELLVTPLDLTNLKDLIDAGADAFVIGEERYGLRLAGEFKKDEVKAAIELSHKHGKKVYVAMNALFHNEKVDELSDYLQFLSEAGADAVIFGDPAVLMAAKEVAPNMPLHWNTETTATNYYTCNYWGRKGSKRAVLAREINMDAIVEIKENAEVEIEVQVHGMTCMFQSKRSLLGHYFEYQGKQMEVEKGKERAMILHDKERSNKYPVYEDENGTHIMSPNDMCIIDELEEMMDAEVDSFKIDGVLQTPEYIVEVTKRYRKAIDLCADDREAYEDSKEDLLSEMEELQQDHRPLDTGFFFKETVY from the coding sequence TTGAAAAAACCTGAGTTATTGGTGACACCACTAGACTTAACGAATTTGAAGGACCTGATAGATGCAGGTGCAGATGCATTTGTTATTGGAGAAGAGCGCTATGGTTTGCGCTTGGCGGGAGAATTCAAAAAGGACGAAGTAAAAGCGGCCATTGAACTTTCACATAAGCACGGGAAAAAAGTGTATGTGGCAATGAACGCCCTGTTTCATAATGAAAAAGTGGACGAGTTATCCGACTATCTTCAATTCTTGAGTGAAGCTGGCGCAGATGCAGTTATCTTCGGAGATCCTGCTGTTTTAATGGCAGCTAAAGAAGTTGCTCCAAACATGCCGTTACATTGGAATACGGAGACAACGGCAACCAACTACTACACTTGTAATTATTGGGGCAGAAAAGGCTCCAAACGTGCGGTATTGGCTCGAGAAATCAACATGGATGCCATTGTTGAAATCAAGGAAAACGCAGAAGTGGAAATAGAAGTCCAAGTCCACGGCATGACCTGTATGTTCCAATCCAAACGGTCATTACTTGGGCATTATTTTGAATACCAAGGCAAACAGATGGAAGTGGAAAAAGGCAAGGAACGCGCCATGATCCTTCATGATAAGGAACGAAGCAATAAATATCCTGTCTATGAAGATGAAAACGGCACACATATCATGAGTCCAAATGACATGTGCATCATTGACGAACTGGAAGAAATGATGGATGCAGAAGTGGACAGTTTTAAAATTGACGGTGTGCTTCAAACACCTGAATATATCGTCGAAGTAACAAAAAGATATAGAAAAGCAATAGACCTCTGTGCCGATGACAGAGAAGCCTATGAAGATAGTAAAGAAGACTTGTTAAGTGAAATGGAAGAACTCCAACAAGACCACCGTCCTCTAGACACTGGGTTCTTCTTTAAAGAGACAGTCTATTAA
- a CDS encoding O-methyltransferase, whose product MEANENKIITYLNTLTPQRNELVSKMEKLAEKENVPIMDLVGMETLLQLLRLSTPKRILEIGAAIGYSAIRMSQALPEVTIVTIERDEHRYLQAKAHIEQAGLQDRIQLILGDALEVLAQVEKEAPFDFIFVDAAKGQYERFFTMYETLLNEAGIIITDNVLFRGMVAEDHELIEPKRIRNLVKKIDRYNRWLMEHPDYITTILPVGDGIAISKKRGEEH is encoded by the coding sequence TTGGAAGCCAATGAAAATAAAATAATCACCTACTTAAATACACTCACTCCACAAAGGAATGAGCTTGTCAGCAAAATGGAAAAGCTTGCTGAAAAAGAAAACGTGCCAATTATGGACCTGGTCGGAATGGAAACACTCCTTCAGCTCTTAAGGCTTTCCACACCAAAAAGGATCCTTGAAATTGGCGCTGCTATCGGATATTCCGCAATCAGGATGTCACAAGCTTTACCAGAAGTGACCATTGTGACAATAGAGCGGGATGAGCACAGATACTTGCAAGCAAAAGCGCATATAGAACAAGCCGGGCTCCAAGATAGGATCCAACTGATTTTAGGGGACGCGTTGGAAGTACTCGCCCAAGTGGAAAAAGAAGCGCCGTTTGATTTCATTTTTGTTGATGCAGCAAAAGGGCAATACGAACGGTTCTTTACCATGTATGAAACCCTGTTAAACGAAGCGGGCATCATCATCACCGATAACGTCCTGTTTCGTGGAATGGTAGCAGAGGACCACGAGCTGATCGAACCGAAAAGAATCAGAAATCTTGTCAAAAAAATTGACCGATACAATAGATGGTTGATGGAGCACCCAGACTATATCACCACGATCTTGCCTGTTGGTGATGGGATAGCAATCAGTAAAAAAAGAGGTGAAGAACATTGA